A genomic segment from Nicotiana tabacum cultivar K326 chromosome 7, ASM71507v2, whole genome shotgun sequence encodes:
- the LOC107830785 gene encoding uncharacterized protein LOC107830785 yields MSFSFFKVSRPKTPSELAKAVKDSFNALDSITVAEVKALEKAMEEVEKNIVAMRVMLAGDGEVEPNPDQVLQLTLEVCNEDVIALFIHKLPILGWEARKNLVHCWSIMLKQKVDSTFCCVQYMENHLELLDFLVVCYDNKEIALHCGGMLRECIKLPSLAKYILESPSFELFFKFVELPNFDVASDAFSTFKDLLTKHESAVSQYLTDNYNEFFEQYEKLLTSPNYVTRRQSLKLLSEFLLEPPNSHIMKRYIAEISHLKVMMNLLKDSSKNIQISAFHIFKVFVANPNKPREIKLILAKNHERLLALLSNLGKGGEDDQFEEEKELIMKEIEKVSRLTNLES; encoded by the exons atgtctttttctttcttcaaagttTCAAGGCCTAAAACCCCATCAGAACTTGCCAAAGCTGTCAAAGACAGTTTTAATGCCCTTGATTCCATTACCGTTGCTGAAGTCAAAGCCCTTGAAAAG GCTATGGAAGAAGTTGAGAAAAATATTGTGGCAATGAGAGTTATGCTCGCTGGAGATGGAGAAGTTGAGCCGAACCCAGATCAAGTTTTACAACTAACACTTGAAGTTTGTAATGAAGATGTTATTGCGCTCTTCATTCACAAATTACCTATTTTGGGATGGGAA GCTAGAAAAAATTTGGTCCATTGCTGGTCTATTATGTTGAAGCAAAAAGTTGACTCCACATTTTGTTGCGTGCAATACATGGAAAACCATTTGGAATTGCTGGACTTCCTAGTTGTTTG CTATGACAACAAGGAAATTGCGTTGCATTGCGGAGGTATGCTCAGGGAATGCATAAAATTGCCAAGCCTTGCTAA ATATATCTTGGAGTCGCCCAGCTTTGAATTGTTCTTCAAGTTCGTGGAGTTGCCGAACTTCGATGTTGCTTCTGATGCATTTTCTACCTTTAAG GATTTACTCACCAAACATGAATCTGCAGTGTCTCAATACCTGACTGATAACTACAATGAG TTTTTCGAGCAATATGAAAAACTCTTGACTTCTCCTAACTATGTGACAAGAAGGCAATCTCTGAAG CTTCTCTCAGAATTTCTACTAGAGCCCCCAAATTCCCATATTATGAAGCGTTATATAGCAGAAATCAGCCATTTGAAAGTCATGATGAATCTACTCAAG GACTCCAGCAAAAATATTCAAATCTCTGCTTTCCACATTTTCAAG GTGTTTGTCGCAAATCCAAACAAGCCTCGAGAAATAAAACTTATATTGGCGAAGAACCATGAAAGGTTATTGGCATTGCTAAGCAATCTtggaaa AGGTGGCGAAGACGAtcaatttgaagaagaaaaagagctgattatgaaagaaatagaaaaggTGTCTCGGTTGACTAACTTGGAATCTTAA